One window from the genome of Fusobacteriaceae bacterium encodes:
- a CDS encoding sugar ABC transporter ATP-binding protein, protein MEKYLELRNITKTFPGVKALDKVSFYANKGEVHALCGENGAGKSTLMKIINGIYRADEGELLIEGKPVSIENPVDARKHGIAMIFQECAYVPEMTVAESLFMGDWPVKRFGRIDWNYIEEETEKLLKSEGLLDNPRMTEGVHTKLKNLTIAEIQMLEIVKAIHKESQVIIMDEPTSSIEKKETDNLLRKVIELRNRGKSIIYISHKMEELFRIADRITVFRDGKVVGTDYAKNLSIDKVIALMVGRELTNDYPKQEAKKGERTLSVKDFSRGSLFQNINFTVRSGEIVGFAGLVGAGRTEVARAVCGLDPFDAGEVSVDGKSIAVTCVSDSVKNGIAYISEDRRRYGLVLIRDVRENMSLPNLARYIYGGRLHKKKEIGEAEEQIRNLRLKTPSLETPVANLSGGNQQKVALAKWLIRDPTFFFFDEPTRGIDVGAKYEIYKLMSDIVKDGEKGIVMISSELPELLGMCDRIYIMSRGRIVAEIPREQFSQELIMQYATGSMQNAGD, encoded by the coding sequence ATGGAAAAATATCTCGAATTACGCAATATCACCAAGACCTTTCCGGGGGTCAAAGCCCTTGACAAGGTCAGTTTTTATGCGAACAAAGGCGAGGTCCACGCCCTCTGCGGCGAAAACGGGGCCGGAAAATCCACGCTGATGAAGATCATCAACGGCATCTACCGGGCCGACGAGGGAGAGCTCCTCATCGAAGGGAAGCCCGTCTCCATCGAAAATCCCGTGGACGCGCGAAAGCACGGCATCGCCATGATTTTCCAGGAATGCGCCTATGTGCCGGAAATGACCGTGGCCGAAAGCCTCTTTATGGGCGACTGGCCCGTGAAACGCTTCGGCCGGATCGACTGGAACTATATCGAAGAAGAAACGGAAAAACTCCTCAAAAGCGAAGGCCTGCTGGACAATCCCCGGATGACGGAGGGCGTCCACACGAAGCTCAAGAATCTCACGATCGCGGAGATCCAGATGCTGGAGATCGTCAAGGCCATCCACAAGGAATCCCAGGTCATCATTATGGATGAACCGACGTCCTCCATCGAAAAAAAAGAGACCGACAACCTCCTGCGCAAAGTCATCGAGCTTCGAAACCGGGGGAAAAGTATCATCTACATTTCCCACAAAATGGAGGAACTGTTCCGGATCGCGGACCGGATCACGGTATTCCGGGACGGAAAAGTCGTGGGCACAGACTACGCGAAGAATCTTTCGATCGATAAGGTCATCGCCCTCATGGTGGGGCGGGAACTCACCAACGACTATCCGAAGCAGGAAGCGAAAAAAGGGGAAAGGACGCTCTCGGTCAAAGACTTTTCCCGGGGGAGTCTCTTCCAAAACATCAATTTTACAGTCCGTTCGGGGGAAATCGTGGGCTTCGCGGGACTGGTCGGCGCCGGTCGCACGGAAGTGGCCCGGGCCGTCTGCGGCCTCGATCCCTTTGACGCCGGGGAGGTCAGCGTCGACGGCAAAAGTATCGCCGTCACCTGCGTTTCGGACAGCGTCAAAAACGGGATCGCCTATATCTCCGAGGACAGGAGACGCTACGGACTCGTATTGATCCGGGACGTCCGGGAAAATATGTCCCTGCCCAACCTCGCCCGCTATATTTACGGCGGACGCCTGCACAAAAAAAAGGAAATCGGGGAAGCGGAGGAGCAGATTCGAAATTTGCGGCTCAAAACGCCCTCTCTGGAGACCCCGGTCGCGAACCTTTCCGGCGGCAATCAGCAAAAAGTAGCGCTTGCCAAATGGCTTATCCGGGATCCCACGTTCTTTTTCTTTGACGAGCCGACCAGGGGCATCGACGTCGGGGCCAAATATGAAATCTACAAGCTGATGTCCGATATCGTCAAAGACGGGGAAAAAGGCATCGTAATGATCT
- the coaBC gene encoding bifunctional phosphopantothenoylcysteine decarboxylase/phosphopantothenate--cysteine ligase CoaBC, giving the protein MLKGKTVLLGLTGGIAAYKIASLASALVKLNAAVNVIMTENATKFIAPLTFETLTNRRCVTDTFNREFSFDVEHISLAKAADILVIAPASANTIGKLAWGMADNMLTTTALACTCPVLVVPAMNSRMYLNPVVAENMERLKKLGMELIEPASGRLACGDVGIGKMPEPETILAHILRLIAREKDLKGKKILVTAGPTREAIDPVRYITNHSTGKMGYALALAAVRRGAEVTLVSGETALAPPPFVETVTVRSAEDMFAAVTARAGDAHIVIKAAAVADYRPETEAPEKIKKSGDGITLSLVRTKDILGWLGQHKKPGQYLCGFAMETENLLENARAKLTRKNLDLIVANSLREEGAGFGGDTNIVTLVAAEGSRKLPLLSKEAVADGILDAILYGLEGKK; this is encoded by the coding sequence ATGCTCAAAGGAAAAACGGTCCTGCTGGGGCTGACCGGCGGCATCGCGGCCTACAAAATCGCGAGCCTCGCCAGCGCCCTTGTAAAGCTAAACGCCGCCGTCAACGTGATCATGACGGAAAACGCGACAAAATTCATCGCGCCGCTGACATTTGAAACCCTTACCAACCGCCGCTGTGTGACCGATACGTTCAACCGGGAGTTCTCCTTTGACGTGGAGCACATTTCCCTCGCCAAAGCGGCCGACATTTTGGTCATCGCCCCCGCCAGCGCCAATACCATCGGGAAACTGGCCTGGGGCATGGCCGACAACATGCTGACGACAACGGCCCTTGCCTGTACCTGTCCGGTCCTCGTGGTCCCCGCCATGAACAGCCGCATGTACCTGAACCCGGTCGTTGCCGAAAACATGGAGCGCCTGAAAAAGCTCGGCATGGAATTGATCGAGCCCGCCAGCGGCAGACTTGCCTGCGGCGACGTGGGGATCGGGAAAATGCCCGAGCCCGAGACGATTCTCGCCCATATCCTGCGGTTGATCGCCCGGGAAAAGGACCTCAAAGGAAAGAAAATCCTCGTGACCGCCGGACCGACCCGGGAAGCCATTGACCCGGTCCGCTATATCACCAACCACAGCACGGGGAAAATGGGCTACGCCCTGGCTCTCGCCGCCGTCAGGCGCGGCGCGGAAGTCACCCTCGTAAGCGGTGAGACGGCCCTAGCCCCGCCGCCCTTTGTGGAGACCGTGACCGTCCGCTCGGCGGAGGACATGTTTGCCGCCGTGACCGCCAGGGCAGGCGACGCCCATATCGTCATCAAGGCTGCCGCCGTGGCCGATTACCGGCCCGAAACCGAAGCGCCCGAAAAAATCAAAAAAAGCGGAGACGGCATAACGCTCTCCCTTGTCCGGACAAAGGACATTCTGGGCTGGCTCGGCCAACACAAAAAGCCCGGACAATACCTCTGCGGTTTCGCCATGGAGACCGAGAACCTCCTCGAAAACGCCCGGGCCAAATTGACCCGGAAGAATCTCGACCTCATTGTGGCCAATTCCCTGCGGGAAGAGGGCGCGGGCTTCGGCGGCGACACAAATATCGTGACGCTGGTCGCGGCGGAGGGCTCTCGGAAACTCCCGCTTCTCTCCAAGGAAGCCGTGGCCGACGGCATTCTCGACGCGATTTTGTACGGCCTTGAAGGGAAAAAGTAA
- a CDS encoding P-II family nitrogen regulator, which produces MKKLEIIIRPEKLDTLKDILTENHITGMMITNIMGFGNQMGHTQQYRSVKYSVNLVLKLRVETVVRDEAVAGLVAAVTSKLATGRVGDGKIFISPVENAVRIRTGESGEKAL; this is translated from the coding sequence TTGAAAAAGTTGGAGATCATAATCCGGCCCGAAAAGCTGGATACGCTCAAGGATATCCTGACCGAGAACCACATCACGGGTATGATGATCACGAACATCATGGGCTTCGGCAACCAGATGGGGCATACGCAGCAGTACAGGAGCGTCAAGTATTCCGTCAATCTGGTCCTGAAACTCCGGGTGGAGACCGTCGTCCGGGATGAGGCCGTGGCGGGGCTCGTGGCCGCCGTGACGTCAAAGCTCGCGACCGGGCGCGTGGGGGACGGCAAGATCTTTATCTCGCCGGTGGAAAACGCGGTCCGAATCCGAACGGGGGAATCGGGGGAAAAGGCATTATAA
- a CDS encoding ammonium transporter, with product MEMKLINIVWVFLAAVLVMFMQAGFAILEAGLTRQKNTNNVLMKNILDFCIGSIVYLVLGFGFMFGTSVGGLIGGSGFLNPTAMALPQFEALSPSVFIFFQTVFCGTAATIVSGAMAERTRFVSYLIYTSVISLIIYPTSGHWIWGGGWLANMGFVDFAGSTAVHSVGGWAALMGSIMLGPRIGKYDENGKSRAIPGHNIMMATLGAFILWFCWFGFNPGSSLEAAEYVGHIAMTTNLAACAGALGAMFFTWIRYGKPDISMTLNGILAGLVAITAGCHIVSLYGSIVIGLVSGILVVWGCETLDQKMHVDDPVGAVGVHCLNGMWGTIAVGLFATATPASPEGPLGLFYGGGFSLLWIQIVGVVAVGIWVAATSLAMFKTIKSTIGLRVSPSEEIEGLDLGEHGSEAYPDFIKQSYD from the coding sequence ATGGAAATGAAGTTGATCAACATCGTCTGGGTGTTCCTGGCGGCGGTGCTGGTAATGTTTATGCAGGCCGGTTTTGCCATATTGGAAGCGGGGCTTACCCGGCAAAAGAACACGAACAATGTGCTGATGAAAAATATCCTGGACTTTTGTATCGGGTCCATCGTATACCTCGTTCTGGGCTTCGGATTCATGTTCGGGACTTCGGTCGGGGGCCTCATCGGCGGCAGCGGTTTTCTGAATCCGACGGCCATGGCCCTTCCGCAGTTTGAGGCCCTGTCGCCATCGGTCTTTATCTTTTTCCAGACCGTCTTTTGCGGGACCGCGGCGACCATCGTCTCCGGGGCCATGGCGGAACGGACGCGCTTTGTGAGCTATCTGATCTATACGTCGGTCATATCGCTGATCATCTACCCGACGTCGGGTCACTGGATCTGGGGCGGCGGCTGGCTGGCCAATATGGGTTTCGTGGATTTCGCGGGCTCCACGGCCGTGCATTCCGTGGGCGGATGGGCCGCGCTCATGGGCTCCATCATGCTGGGCCCCCGGATCGGCAAATACGACGAAAACGGCAAGTCCCGGGCCATTCCCGGGCACAATATTATGATGGCGACGCTGGGGGCCTTTATCCTCTGGTTCTGCTGGTTCGGCTTCAATCCCGGCTCCTCCCTTGAGGCCGCCGAGTATGTGGGGCACATCGCCATGACGACGAACCTCGCGGCCTGCGCGGGGGCTCTCGGGGCCATGTTCTTTACGTGGATCCGCTACGGCAAGCCCGATATCTCCATGACGCTGAACGGCATCCTGGCGGGCCTTGTGGCGATTACCGCGGGCTGTCACATTGTCTCTTTGTACGGCTCCATCGTGATCGGCCTCGTTTCCGGCATCCTCGTTGTCTGGGGCTGCGAGACTCTGGACCAGAAGATGCATGTCGACGATCCCGTGGGGGCCGTGGGCGTCCACTGTCTGAACGGCATGTGGGGGACCATTGCCGTGGGCCTCTTTGCAACGGCGACGCCGGCCTCTCCCGAAGGGCCGCTGGGCCTCTTCTACGGCGGCGGCTTCAGCCTGCTGTGGATCCAGATCGTAGGGGTTGTGGCCGTAGGGATTTGGGTTGCCGCCACAAGTCTCGCGATGTTTAAGACCATCAAATCCACGATCGGGCTTCGCGTATCGCCCTCCGAGGAGATCGAAGGCCTCGATTTGGGCGAACACGGTTCGGAAGCTTATCCCGATTTTATCAAGCAGAGTTACGACTAA
- a CDS encoding aspartate ammonia-lyase yields the protein MKRYRLESDSIGEMKVPANAYYGIQALRGSRNFHITGYKWGKTFIKAMATVKKAAAMANYEAGMINLDVRDAICAAVDEIMAGKFRDQFITDVIQGGAGTSVNMNVNEVIANRANELLGGGLGVYDRVNPNDHVNCSQSTNDVVPTAGKLSVQIKIKRLLESLQTLVDTLRAKGNEFDDVLKMGRTHLQDAVPIRLGQEFRAFAEPVERDIRRIRLATEELTYINMGATAVGTGLNADEKYAENVVRILAELSGFPFRRATDLIDGTRNLDSFAWLSAALKTCAVNLSKTANDIRLMASGPKAGIGELILPQQQPGSSIMPGKVNPVIPEVVNQVCFQIFGNDITIAKAAEAGQLELNVFEPVLFFNMFQTIKILKNAVNTFVKNCLKDIRANRENCQYWVDRSVGIITALNPYIGYRNAAEIAKESLRTSVPVKEIVQRKGLLAPTDLEIILNPYEMTKPGISGKDKTMIKVKA from the coding sequence ATGAAACGTTATCGCTTGGAATCCGATTCCATCGGGGAAATGAAAGTCCCCGCCAACGCATACTACGGCATACAGGCGCTCAGGGGCTCGCGAAATTTCCATATCACCGGCTATAAATGGGGCAAGACCTTTATCAAGGCCATGGCGACCGTGAAGAAAGCCGCGGCCATGGCAAATTACGAGGCCGGAATGATCAACCTCGACGTCAGGGACGCCATCTGCGCCGCCGTCGATGAGATCATGGCCGGAAAATTCCGGGATCAGTTCATTACCGACGTGATCCAGGGCGGAGCGGGCACCTCCGTCAACATGAACGTCAACGAAGTCATCGCCAACCGCGCCAACGAACTCCTGGGCGGCGGTCTCGGCGTCTACGACCGGGTGAACCCCAACGATCACGTCAATTGCAGCCAGTCCACAAACGACGTCGTACCCACGGCCGGAAAGCTCTCGGTGCAGATCAAGATCAAGCGCCTGCTTGAATCCCTGCAGACCCTCGTCGACACGCTCCGGGCCAAAGGCAACGAATTTGACGACGTCTTGAAAATGGGCCGCACCCACCTCCAGGACGCCGTCCCGATCCGGCTGGGGCAGGAATTTCGCGCCTTCGCGGAGCCCGTGGAGCGGGATATCCGGCGGATCCGTCTCGCGACGGAGGAGCTGACCTATATCAATATGGGCGCAACGGCCGTGGGAACGGGGCTTAACGCCGACGAAAAATACGCGGAAAATGTCGTCCGTATCCTCGCGGAACTCTCGGGTTTCCCATTCCGCAGGGCTACGGACCTCATCGACGGCACCCGGAACCTCGACAGCTTCGCCTGGCTCTCGGCGGCCCTCAAGACCTGCGCCGTCAACCTCTCCAAGACCGCCAACGATATCAGGCTCATGGCCTCGGGACCCAAGGCCGGCATCGGGGAGCTGATCCTGCCGCAGCAGCAGCCGGGCTCCTCCATTATGCCCGGAAAGGTGAACCCGGTCATCCCCGAAGTCGTCAACCAGGTCTGCTTCCAGATTTTCGGCAACGACATCACGATCGCCAAAGCCGCCGAAGCCGGACAGCTGGAGCTGAACGTCTTTGAGCCGGTCCTGTTCTTCAATATGTTCCAGACCATAAAGATCCTCAAAAACGCCGTCAACACCTTTGTGAAGAACTGTCTCAAGGACATCCGGGCCAACCGCGAGAACTGCCAGTACTGGGTCGACCGCTCCGTAGGCATCATCACGGCGCTAAACCCCTATATCGGCTACCGGAACGCCGCCGAGATCGCCAAGGAATCGCTCCGGACCAGCGTACCCGTCAAGGAAATCGTACAGAGAAAGGGCCTGCTTGCGCCCACGGATCTCGAAATCATTCTGAATCCTTATGAAATGACCAAGCCCGGAATCAGCGGCAAAGATAAAACGATGATTAAAGTGAAAGCATGA
- a CDS encoding ABC transporter substrate-binding protein, whose translation MNQKRERKINLKALALVLAVMLGFAAFLGAADAKNLKEELVIAMRSDPKTIDPQRTIDVVSNKSIQLMYESLLELDADLKLKPSLAEKWERIDALSAVFYLKKGVKFHNGDEMTSEDVVFSLERGKVSPQCKFEFDSFDKIEAIDKYTVKVTTKEPFGVLFDNVASTHGGIINKRAYLENGEDTITKAVGTGPYKLKDWFAGDRITFEAFDGYWGDPVKIKKITIRTIPEQANRTIALETGEADMSFDISLQDKDAILANKKLVLMEVESPSEWYLGFDQTNPRYQNKKLRQAIACAVDNKVFVDTVFRGSAVAATSPLPKACPDHIDVDTWEYNPERAKELLKEAGYPNGLDIELWVNDDQTRIDICVIMQDALKAIGINAEIKVFEWGAYISRTAQPNKELYFLSWNTTGDGDAHMYPLFHSSQHGSSGNRSYFTNAEIDALIEKGRHSVNPEERTGIYHTLQKMLNEELPHYTVVYPMLSLAMTNKVKGLIFKKNGYVDLRHTYIEK comes from the coding sequence GTGAATCAAAAAAGAGAAAGAAAAATCAACTTGAAGGCGCTGGCCCTGGTGCTGGCGGTCATGCTGGGCTTCGCGGCGTTTTTGGGGGCCGCCGACGCCAAGAATTTGAAAGAAGAGCTCGTCATCGCCATGCGGAGCGATCCCAAGACCATCGATCCGCAGCGGACCATTGACGTTGTGTCCAACAAGTCCATTCAGCTCATGTATGAATCGCTGCTGGAGCTGGACGCCGATCTGAAATTGAAGCCAAGTCTCGCCGAAAAGTGGGAGCGGATCGACGCCCTGAGCGCGGTATTTTACCTGAAAAAAGGCGTTAAATTCCACAACGGCGACGAAATGACGTCCGAAGACGTCGTCTTTTCCCTTGAGCGGGGAAAAGTTTCGCCCCAGTGCAAATTTGAGTTTGACTCCTTCGACAAGATCGAAGCCATCGACAAATATACGGTCAAGGTTACGACGAAGGAACCCTTCGGCGTACTCTTTGACAACGTGGCCTCGACCCACGGCGGCATCATCAACAAGCGCGCCTACCTCGAAAACGGCGAAGACACGATAACAAAGGCCGTAGGGACCGGTCCTTACAAATTGAAAGACTGGTTCGCGGGCGACCGGATCACCTTCGAGGCCTTTGACGGCTATTGGGGAGATCCCGTAAAGATCAAGAAAATCACGATCCGCACGATCCCCGAGCAGGCAAACCGGACCATTGCCCTGGAGACAGGAGAGGCCGACATGTCCTTTGACATCAGCCTGCAGGACAAGGACGCCATCCTCGCCAACAAAAAGCTTGTCCTCATGGAAGTGGAGTCCCCCTCCGAGTGGTATCTGGGCTTCGATCAGACCAATCCGCGCTATCAGAACAAGAAGCTGCGCCAGGCCATCGCCTGCGCCGTCGACAACAAAGTCTTTGTGGATACCGTATTCCGCGGCTCCGCCGTGGCGGCCACTTCGCCTCTGCCCAAGGCCTGTCCCGACCACATTGATGTCGACACTTGGGAATACAACCCCGAGCGGGCCAAGGAACTCCTGAAGGAAGCGGGCTATCCCAACGGTCTCGACATCGAGCTCTGGGTCAATGACGACCAGACGCGAATCGACATCTGCGTCATCATGCAGGACGCCCTGAAGGCCATCGGCATCAACGCCGAAATCAAGGTATTCGAGTGGGGCGCCTACATTTCCCGGACGGCCCAGCCCAACAAAGAGCTGTATTTCCTCTCATGGAATACGACCGGCGACGGCGACGCCCATATGTATCCGCTGTTCCATTCGAGCCAGCACGGCAGCTCCGGCAACCGCAGCTATTTCACAAACGCCGAGATTGACGCCCTGATCGAGAAGGGACGCCATTCCGTCAATCCCGAAGAGCGGACCGGGATTTATCACACGCTGCAGAAGATGCTGAACGAGGAATTGCCTCATTATACGGTGGTTTATCCCATGCTTTCGCTGGCCATGACCAACAAGGTCAAGGGCTTGATCTTCAAGAAGAACGGGTATGTGGACTTGCGGCATACTTATATCGAAAAGTAA
- a CDS encoding Gfo/Idh/MocA family oxidoreductase has product MQKADGMNYAPVFQGKAEKVVKPGEFVFAAAGLDHGHIYAMTNGLREAGATLKSVWDSDPVKVAEFLEKYPEARAAESEEAILADPEIRLVASAIRPDLRAGLGLRVMSRGKDYFVDKPGMITLEEIEAVRELTEKTGRKYMIYFGERIHVEGAVFAEELIKKGVIGRVLHVTVLAPHRLNKPTRPPWFFEKSRHGGIITDIGSHQIEQFLAFAGAKTAAVAHSYVANYANPDKPDFYDYGEGTLLADNGATCMFRVDWFTPPGLSAWGDGRVFIVGTKGYIEVRKYVDVARDTRGDNVYWVDGEGEHRENVTGKIGFIFFGQFIRDCVNRTETAMTQAHVLEAMKIAIEAQLAGERK; this is encoded by the coding sequence ATGCAAAAAGCGGACGGCATGAATTACGCCCCTGTGTTTCAGGGAAAGGCTGAAAAGGTGGTCAAACCAGGCGAATTTGTCTTCGCCGCCGCGGGCCTCGACCACGGCCATATCTACGCCATGACAAACGGTCTTCGGGAAGCGGGGGCAACGCTCAAATCCGTCTGGGACAGCGATCCGGTCAAAGTCGCGGAATTTCTGGAAAAATACCCCGAGGCAAGGGCCGCCGAAAGCGAAGAAGCCATCTTGGCCGATCCGGAAATCCGTCTCGTGGCAAGCGCCATCCGGCCTGATCTCAGGGCAGGTCTGGGCCTTCGGGTCATGTCCCGGGGCAAGGATTACTTTGTCGACAAGCCGGGCATGATCACGCTTGAGGAAATTGAGGCCGTCAGGGAATTGACGGAAAAAACCGGACGCAAATATATGATATACTTTGGAGAAAGGATACACGTGGAAGGGGCGGTATTTGCCGAAGAGCTGATCAAAAAAGGCGTGATCGGACGGGTTTTGCATGTGACCGTATTGGCCCCTCACCGCCTCAACAAGCCCACAAGACCTCCCTGGTTCTTTGAAAAATCCCGACACGGCGGGATTATCACCGATATCGGGAGCCATCAGATCGAACAATTTCTCGCTTTCGCGGGGGCCAAGACCGCCGCGGTCGCCCACAGTTATGTCGCGAACTACGCCAATCCCGATAAGCCCGATTTTTACGACTACGGAGAAGGGACGCTCCTTGCCGATAACGGCGCGACTTGCATGTTTCGCGTCGACTGGTTCACGCCGCCGGGGCTTTCCGCCTGGGGCGACGGCAGGGTCTTTATCGTGGGGACAAAAGGATATATCGAGGTCAGGAAATATGTGGACGTGGCCCGGGATACCCGGGGCGACAACGTCTACTGGGTTGACGGGGAAGGCGAGCACAGGGAAAATGTCACCGGAAAAATCGGCTTTATCTTTTTCGGGCAGTTTATCCGGGATTGCGTAAACCGAACCGAGACGGCCATGACCCAGGCCCACGTGCTGGAAGCCATGAAAATCGCCATCGAGGCGCAACTCGCGGGCGAGCGCAAATAA
- a CDS encoding type II toxin-antitoxin system RelE/ParE family toxin: MYTVDFYKNISGKSEIRDFLEYLEAESAKDENSRRLKKKYYAYLSELLKRGFSAGMPYIRHIDEKIWELRPLNLRILFFLWENRQLILLHHFFKSTRKTPKKEIDSAKVKMKDFLNRKGGSYGR; this comes from the coding sequence ATGTACACTGTCGATTTCTACAAGAACATCAGTGGAAAATCAGAAATCAGAGATTTTCTTGAATACTTGGAAGCAGAGTCAGCAAAGGACGAAAATTCAAGGCGCCTCAAGAAAAAGTATTACGCCTACTTGTCCGAGTTGCTGAAAAGAGGGTTTTCTGCAGGTATGCCCTATATCAGGCATATCGATGAAAAGATTTGGGAACTCCGGCCACTAAATCTCAGAATTTTGTTTTTCTTATGGGAGAATCGCCAGCTTATTCTGCTTCACCATTTTTTTAAATCCACCAGAAAAACGCCAAAAAAAGAAATTGATAGCGCAAAAGTCAAAATGAAAGATTTTTTGAACAGAAAAGGAGGCTCCTATGGGCGATAA